A genomic stretch from Coffea arabica cultivar ET-39 chromosome 10c, Coffea Arabica ET-39 HiFi, whole genome shotgun sequence includes:
- the LOC113739035 gene encoding uncharacterized protein — translation MTDILERLADRQGPGPLNQPGGQDRGEDRALERFLKFNPPKFIGEPDPEIAENWLERMTNIFAVLDYTEDRRVNFTAFQFEEVALTWDCEIWIRERKLMADLIDLAIKRYDVILEMDWLARYNIQLNCKTKIVELCIPGEATFKLDVRGRLASFALISGIRVRKMLSKGVQGYLAFLINTSSNKVRLEDMPIVKEFPDVFPAELESLPPKREIAFKIDVLQE, via the exons atgactgatatcctagagcgtTTGGCTGATAGACAAGGTCCTGGACCACTTAATCAACCTGGGGGacaggatagaggagaggatagagccttagaaAGGTTTTTGAAGTTTAATCCGCCTAAGTTTATTGGTGAACCCGATCCTGAgatagcggagaattggttggagagaatgaccaatatattcgccgtCTTAGACTATACCGAGGATAGACGAGTGAATTTTACTGCCTTCCAATTTGAGGAAGTGGCTCTTACTTG GGATTGTGAGATATGGATTAGAGAACGGAAATTAATGGCCGATCTGATAGATTTAGCGATTAAGAGGTATGATGTGATTCTAgaaatggactggttagcccgtTACAATATCCAGTTGAACTGTAAGACGAAGATAGTAGAATTGTGCATTCCGGGAGAGGCAACCTTTAaactggatgtaaggggtagattagccTCATTTGCACTTATCTCAGGGATCCGAGTTAGGAAAATGTTAAGTAAGGGAGTTCAGGGATATTTGGCTTTTTTAATCAACACTTCTAGTAATAAAGTGAGATTGGAGGATATGCCTATAGTGAAAGAGTTCCCAGATGTTTTTCCTGCAGAATTGGAGTCTTTACCCCCAAAAAGAgaaatagcttttaagattGACGTGCTCCaggagtag